A stretch of the Papaver somniferum cultivar HN1 chromosome 6, ASM357369v1, whole genome shotgun sequence genome encodes the following:
- the LOC113286579 gene encoding putative glucan endo-1,3-beta-glucosidase GVI yields MGFMNAFFLICASFSFFTGFAIAGNYHIDCNIGVAYGTQGDNLPPPSRALDPLQTRVRRFRLFDPNPDLLNYFNSTQGIFTIAIGALNKDIENLSKDPNFAKAWVNTNIVRYPRVKFNYIVVGNEMIRTNVSKYVLQAMINMNSAVKQSGVPQSIKVTTVVAMGVLGVSYPPSAAVFTTDSIQIMRGIVSFLQNQGFPLFLNVYPYFAYASNPSKIRLDYALFNTTDVVIQDGNLQYKNLFYAMVDSLIWAVEKAGGSNVEIVVSETGWPSAGNTAVATVEHAKMYINNMITTLMKSGTPKRPEHAMRTHIFAMFNENKKAEGVERNFGIYRPDLTEVYHVNWPPTASCDIGNR; encoded by the exons ATGGGATTCATGAATGCTTTCTTTCTCATCTGtgcttcattttctttctttactGGTTTTGCTATTGCAG GGAATTACCATATTGATTGCAACATCGGTGTGGCGTATGGAACACAAGGTGACAATCTTCCACCTCCGAGCAGAGCATTAGACCCACTACAAACGAGAGTTCGGAGGTTCCGTCTCTTCGATCCAAATCCTGACCTCTTAAATTATTTTAACAGTACACAAGGTATATTTACAATCGCCATTGGTGCACTTAATAAGGATATCGAAAACCTTTCCAAGGATCCGAACTTTGCAAAAGCATGGGTGAACACAAACATAGTTAGGTACCCGAGGGTAAAGTTCAATTATATAGTAGTCGGGAATGAAATGATACGTACAAATGTATCTAAGTATGTCCTTCAggccatgataaacatgaactCTGCTGTGAAGCAAAGTGGTGTCCCGCAGTCTATCAAAGTGACCACGGTGGTGGCGATGGGCGTGCTCGGGGTGTCCTATCCACCTTCTGCCGCGGTTTTTACCACCGATTCTATACAAATAATGCGAGGCATCGTTAGTTTCTTGCAAAACCAGGGTTTCCCACTCTTTCTTAACGTTTATCCTTATTTCGCCTATGCTAGTAACCCGTCCAAGATTAGGTTGGACTATGCATTATTCAACACTACTGATGTTGTTATTCAAGATGGAAATCTTCAATACAAGAATCTGTTTTATGCTATGGTTGATTCGCTGATTTGGGCAGTTGAAAAAGCAGGTGGCTCAAATGTTGAGATTGTGGTGAGTGAAACTGGTTGGCCTTCAGCTGGGAACACAGCTGTGGCCACGGTAGAACATGCTAAAATGTACATTAACAATATGATTACTACATTGATGAAATCAGGGACACCAAAAAGACCAGAACACGCTATGAGGACGCATATTTTCGCaatgtttaatgaaaataaaaaggcCGAAGGAGTGGAAAGAAATTTCGGGATTTATCGCCCGGACTTAACAGAGGTATATCATGTTAACTGGCCTCCTACTGCATCTTGTGATATTGGGAATCGTTGA